A window from uncultured Desulfobacter sp. encodes these proteins:
- a CDS encoding sialidase family protein: MFERFIIFAQKENAFYHVPSIVTAPDGSILAFCEQRWQSPCDDVGECHIVMKKSKDNGRTWGPLVELRRKKGAKWHMGSAATDNQTGKVLLMCGGGWLQSSDNGERWTDWRPEHNIQAPGGLGGTHGSAPGIQLQFGKHKGRLLWPARVTMTSGGYNDRSISDRREKCYSTAIFSDDYGKTINRSNAFHQGTGEACLVERVNGDIYFNARAYFDDFKRKTAISRDGGNSFTETKDDQILKEHAQGCNACMIRYPKELLKKTGMSNSIDQDVILFANPDSDGPYREHGMVRLSIDGGETWKYSRAVTDFGEWFDYSSMTVATDGSVLLMYKTTPNMTRLPASSDECCSMALARFDLTWIVDISNKNFEFFLT; the protein is encoded by the coding sequence ATGTTTGAACGGTTTATTATTTTTGCCCAGAAAGAGAACGCTTTTTACCATGTTCCATCCATTGTGACGGCACCGGACGGCTCTATTCTTGCTTTTTGCGAGCAGCGATGGCAGTCCCCATGCGACGATGTGGGCGAATGTCATATTGTGATGAAAAAAAGTAAAGATAACGGTCGAACATGGGGGCCGTTGGTTGAACTGCGTCGCAAAAAAGGCGCCAAGTGGCATATGGGATCGGCGGCGACAGATAACCAAACGGGTAAGGTTCTGCTGATGTGTGGCGGCGGGTGGCTTCAAAGCTCAGACAATGGGGAACGCTGGACGGATTGGCGGCCTGAGCACAATATACAAGCGCCAGGCGGATTGGGGGGCACCCATGGCAGCGCGCCTGGGATTCAACTCCAATTCGGCAAACATAAGGGACGTCTGCTGTGGCCTGCCAGGGTAACCATGACGTCGGGTGGGTATAATGATCGGTCCATCTCCGATAGAAGGGAAAAGTGCTACAGTACCGCCATTTTCAGCGACGATTACGGAAAAACGATTAATCGATCAAACGCTTTTCATCAAGGAACGGGGGAGGCCTGCTTAGTTGAGAGAGTTAATGGGGATATTTACTTTAATGCCCGGGCCTATTTTGATGATTTTAAACGAAAAACCGCAATAAGCCGTGACGGCGGAAACTCATTTACAGAGACAAAAGATGACCAGATACTAAAAGAACACGCCCAGGGTTGCAATGCCTGTATGATTCGGTACCCAAAAGAACTATTAAAAAAAACAGGTATGTCAAACTCAATTGATCAAGACGTCATCCTTTTTGCCAACCCTGATAGTGACGGGCCATATCGCGAGCACGGAATGGTTCGTCTAAGCATCGACGGCGGGGAGACCTGGAAATATTCCAGGGCTGTAACAGACTTTGGAGAGTGGTTCGACTATTCAAGTATGACCGTGGCAACAGACGGATCCGTCCTTTTAATGTACAAAACTACTCCCAACATGACCAGACTTCCTGCATCGTCTGATGAATGTTGTTCAATGGCTCTTGCTCGCTTTGATCTGACATGGATAGTGGATATTTCAAACAAAAATTTTGAATTTTTTCTAACGTAA
- a CDS encoding UDP-glucuronic acid decarboxylase family protein: MKHIRKRVLVTGGAGFLGSHLCDRLVERGDDVLCLDNYFTGQKKNIEHLLDEPNFELLRHDITFPLYVEIDEIYNLACPASPIHYQHDPVQTTKTSVHGAINMLGLAKRTKAKIFQASTSEVYGDPKVHPQTEDYWGHVNPIGIRSCYDEGKRCAETLFFDYRRQHHLDIKVARIFNTYGPRMHPNDGRVVSNFIVQALKGEPITIYGDGSQTRSFCYVDDMINAFIAFMATKDTITGPFNLGNPIEFSILELAETIIKLTETKSKIVYKPLPPDDPIQRQPDISMAIENLQWEPKINLDQGLYHTIQFFKGIEI, encoded by the coding sequence ATGAAACACATACGAAAAAGAGTCTTGGTTACCGGCGGCGCAGGGTTTTTAGGTTCCCATCTATGCGACAGGCTGGTTGAACGTGGCGACGATGTTTTATGTTTAGATAATTATTTCACGGGTCAGAAAAAAAATATTGAACATCTTTTAGATGAACCTAATTTTGAACTTTTAAGACACGATATTACCTTTCCGCTGTATGTTGAAATCGATGAAATTTATAATCTTGCGTGTCCGGCATCGCCAATTCACTATCAGCATGATCCTGTACAAACAACCAAGACAAGTGTTCACGGTGCTATAAATATGCTTGGTCTGGCAAAACGGACAAAGGCCAAAATTTTCCAGGCGTCCACCAGTGAAGTCTATGGAGATCCCAAGGTGCATCCCCAGACCGAAGATTACTGGGGTCATGTCAATCCCATCGGAATTCGCTCCTGCTATGACGAAGGAAAGCGATGTGCCGAAACTTTGTTTTTTGATTATCGTCGCCAACACCACCTGGACATAAAGGTCGCTCGCATCTTTAATACATATGGTCCTCGCATGCACCCTAACGATGGACGTGTGGTATCCAATTTTATCGTTCAAGCGCTCAAAGGCGAACCCATAACTATCTATGGAGATGGAAGTCAAACAAGATCCTTTTGCTATGTAGATGATATGATAAACGCGTTTATCGCTTTTATGGCCACAAAAGATACGATAACCGGTCCTTTCAATTTAGGAAATCCCATAGAATTCAGTATACTTGAATTGGCAGAAACAATCATTAAACTTACCGAAACCAAATCAAAAATTGTATATAAACCCTTGCCACCGGATGATCCGATTCAACGTCAACCGGATATATCTATGGCCATTGAGAATCTGCAGTGGGAACCCAAAATCAATCTTGACCAAGGTCTGTATCATACCATTCAGTTTTTTAAGGGAATTGAAATTTAA
- a CDS encoding radical SAM protein, with amino-acid sequence MKPSYPKQLTVSVTSKCNLRCKLCFQSEYNSDLDPDLLDKMTHVYPELEWFHPIGGEPLLYDLAQLYALPLSERCKFKLITNGTLITPKNAAGIVKNIHRLIISIDGGTQDAYQEMRGSSLNKVFKNIELLQLYKSNTGNQLPRIEFNFLMTRTTIETLPELACYAGTHGIDCINTFYPSYHDPILKDTEKIGKTDTQMPIHEANKYVEIIQPENRGGEKCQRPWNTCFVDVTGDVFLCCFGTPCLGNLNTMTFDECWFGSTATHIRKTVNTPDEMVQCKRCPVK; translated from the coding sequence ATGAAACCCAGTTATCCAAAACAGCTCACTGTTTCAGTTACCAGCAAATGCAACCTTCGATGCAAGTTATGCTTTCAATCAGAATACAATTCCGATCTGGATCCCGATCTTTTGGATAAAATGACACATGTCTACCCTGAACTTGAGTGGTTTCACCCTATAGGGGGCGAGCCGCTTTTATATGACCTTGCACAATTATATGCATTGCCCCTTAGCGAACGCTGTAAATTTAAACTGATCACCAACGGCACATTAATTACCCCTAAGAATGCTGCAGGTATTGTAAAAAATATTCACCGGCTCATTATCAGTATTGACGGCGGAACACAGGACGCTTATCAGGAGATGCGCGGGTCTTCTCTGAATAAAGTATTCAAAAATATTGAACTGCTTCAGTTATATAAATCCAATACCGGTAATCAATTACCGCGCATCGAATTTAATTTCCTGATGACCCGAACCACGATTGAAACCTTACCGGAACTTGCGTGTTATGCAGGGACCCATGGCATTGACTGCATAAATACATTTTATCCGTCCTACCATGATCCCATTCTTAAAGACACCGAGAAAATTGGAAAAACAGATACGCAAATGCCAATCCATGAAGCAAATAAATACGTTGAGATCATCCAGCCCGAAAATAGGGGCGGGGAAAAATGTCAAAGGCCCTGGAATACCTGCTTTGTGGATGTGACGGGGGACGTTTTTCTGTGTTGCTTCGGCACGCCTTGCCTTGGTAACCTAAATACGATGACCTTTGATGAATGCTGGTTTGGTTCTACTGCAACGCATATCAGAAAGACTGTAAATACGCCGGACGAAATGGTTCAATGCAAGCGGTGCCCTGTAAAGTGA
- a CDS encoding methylated-DNA--[protein]-cysteine S-methyltransferase, translating into MRYRYFHSKVGPLMLAGNTKLEFIHFPVCGKKKMPEIGWIEDNSIFQEAVFQLTEYFEGRLRQFSLDLQPNGTDFQKTVWQALVTIPYGTTATYADIAEQINNPKAFRAVGLANRSNPIPIIIPCHRVIGKNGKLTGFVGGLDIKQALLDLENV; encoded by the coding sequence ATGAGATATAGATATTTCCATTCAAAGGTTGGTCCACTGATGCTGGCCGGCAACACAAAACTTGAATTTATTCATTTTCCCGTTTGCGGAAAAAAAAAGATGCCTGAAATAGGGTGGATAGAAGATAACAGCATTTTCCAAGAAGCTGTATTTCAACTTACCGAATACTTTGAAGGTCGACTAAGACAATTCAGTCTCGATCTGCAGCCAAACGGAACAGATTTTCAGAAAACAGTCTGGCAGGCACTTGTAACGATTCCTTACGGCACTACAGCAACCTACGCCGATATAGCCGAGCAGATCAATAATCCCAAGGCATTCAGGGCCGTAGGTCTTGCCAACAGGTCTAACCCCATCCCCATCATCATTCCCTGCCATCGCGTTATTGGTAAAAACGGTAAATTGACCGGTTTTGTCGGAGGCCTGGATATCAAGCAAGCCCTTTTGGATCTGGAAAACGTCTGA
- a CDS encoding winged helix-turn-helix transcriptional regulator, with the protein MGYENIGIPAFIEFLVWLSQHRHVTERAELFFLIIPYTTTYFSPSKEYRRLSILMLIKDMPHSSQHVLAQKSHLSSSMVNIYIKELKQAGLITVSGKTNRTTEYHLTPKGEKKLFQDFISFSSEAVQIYASVKREIIRVLKRYETSGIRTIVLYGASDTAEIVVSAISNTRLVVIGIVDGDAAKQGHIFNGTLIQAPEAISQIDPDAVLITSFARQDEIYNNIESIIDDNIEVLTLTDLQQLQPTSPEFAR; encoded by the coding sequence ATGGGATATGAAAATATAGGTATTCCGGCCTTTATTGAGTTTTTAGTTTGGTTATCGCAGCATAGACATGTAACCGAAAGAGCGGAGCTATTTTTTTTGATTATCCCTTACACCACTACTTATTTTTCTCCAAGCAAGGAATATCGAAGGCTTTCCATATTGATGCTTATCAAAGATATGCCCCATTCCAGCCAACATGTACTTGCACAAAAAAGCCACCTAAGTAGCTCAATGGTAAACATATACATAAAAGAGTTGAAGCAGGCAGGTCTGATTACCGTCTCTGGTAAGACCAACCGCACCACAGAATATCACCTTACGCCCAAAGGCGAAAAAAAATTATTTCAGGATTTTATCTCTTTTTCGTCCGAAGCCGTTCAAATTTATGCTTCCGTAAAAAGAGAAATTATCCGGGTGCTTAAACGATATGAAACAAGCGGAATTCGCACAATTGTTCTCTACGGCGCGTCGGATACGGCGGAAATCGTTGTTTCCGCCATCTCCAATACGAGGCTTGTCGTTATCGGCATTGTAGATGGCGATGCAGCCAAGCAAGGTCACATTTTTAACGGCACATTAATTCAGGCGCCGGAAGCCATTTCGCAGATCGATCCGGACGCTGTATTGATTACCTCTTTTGCTCGCCAGGATGAAATTTATAATAACATTGAATCGATAATTGATGACAATATAGAAGTATTAACACTGACAGATCTTCAACAGCTTCAACCAACATCTCCGGAATTTGCCCGCTGA
- a CDS encoding fatty acid CoA ligase family protein, protein MTRYTNIAQSLKQSAENFPFKRAVVYPASRDHAGRVLYSQLTFRQLDEQSDRLAAGLDSISIGRGTRTILMVTPGMDFFLTVFAMFKVGAVPVVVDPGMGIDRMLQCLSQSRPKAFIGIEKAHVLRTLRPGYFKTVKRWVTVGRRWFWGGHTLDQLLNRVPAKPFKQVQTTENETAAIVFTTGSTGPAKGVIYTHGNFEAQIRQIQSHFQIAPDEVDLPTFPLFALFDPALGMTAVIPDMDPTKPAQVNPVKIIEAIENHGVTNMFASPALLNRVGKYGKENEIKLPSLRRVVSAGAPVSPANIEQFSSMLSDSTQIHTPYGATEAVPIVSIGSHEILSETRKLSEQGFGMCVGRPIADTNVKLIQISDEPIKQIHDTQEVPENQVGEITVKADLVTEHYFSDANADLLAKIKDPDGKIWHRMGDLAWKDSKGRIWFCGRKAHRVETGEETLFTIPVEAIFNNHEKVYRSALTGVGPKNRQLPVVFVEPFEKIPDEKQFLLELSELAKKSPLTAGIEYIFIEYKFPVDIRHNSKIFREKLALKARDLITG, encoded by the coding sequence ATGACACGCTATACAAATATTGCCCAAAGCCTCAAACAATCTGCTGAAAACTTTCCATTTAAACGGGCCGTTGTCTACCCTGCCTCACGGGATCACGCCGGGCGTGTTCTTTACAGCCAGTTGACCTTTCGCCAACTTGACGAACAGTCCGATCGTCTTGCCGCAGGTCTTGACAGTATCAGTATTGGCCGGGGAACCCGCACCATTTTGATGGTGACCCCGGGTATGGATTTTTTCCTTACGGTGTTTGCCATGTTTAAGGTGGGGGCCGTGCCAGTGGTGGTGGATCCGGGTATGGGTATTGACCGGATGCTGCAATGTCTTTCCCAAAGTCGCCCCAAGGCCTTTATCGGCATTGAAAAGGCCCACGTGCTTCGTACCCTGCGTCCGGGGTATTTTAAAACGGTCAAGCGGTGGGTTACTGTGGGCCGACGCTGGTTCTGGGGTGGACACACCCTGGATCAGCTGTTGAACCGGGTTCCGGCCAAACCGTTCAAACAGGTGCAGACCACTGAAAACGAAACGGCAGCCATTGTCTTTACCACCGGTTCCACAGGACCTGCCAAGGGCGTCATATACACCCACGGTAATTTTGAGGCCCAGATTCGTCAAATTCAGTCCCATTTTCAGATTGCACCGGACGAAGTTGATCTGCCTACGTTTCCGCTGTTTGCCTTATTTGATCCTGCCCTGGGAATGACGGCCGTGATTCCTGATATGGACCCCACAAAACCTGCCCAGGTCAATCCGGTCAAAATTATTGAGGCCATTGAAAATCATGGCGTGACCAATATGTTTGCATCTCCGGCGCTGTTGAACCGGGTGGGAAAATACGGAAAAGAAAATGAAATTAAACTGCCCTCATTGCGTCGGGTGGTTTCTGCAGGCGCGCCTGTGAGTCCCGCCAACATAGAACAGTTTTCCTCCATGCTGTCCGACAGCACCCAGATTCATACACCTTATGGGGCCACCGAAGCGGTTCCCATTGTATCCATTGGTTCCCATGAGATTTTATCTGAAACCAGAAAATTATCGGAGCAGGGGTTCGGCATGTGTGTGGGCCGGCCTATTGCAGACACAAACGTGAAATTGATTCAGATTTCCGATGAGCCGATCAAACAGATCCATGACACCCAGGAAGTACCTGAAAATCAGGTGGGAGAAATAACGGTCAAGGCGGATCTTGTCACCGAGCACTACTTTAGTGATGCCAATGCCGATCTGCTGGCCAAAATAAAAGACCCGGACGGTAAAATATGGCATCGAATGGGAGATCTGGCCTGGAAGGACTCCAAGGGCAGAATATGGTTCTGCGGCAGAAAGGCCCACCGGGTTGAGACCGGCGAGGAGACCTTGTTTACTATCCCCGTGGAAGCCATATTCAACAATCATGAAAAGGTTTACCGCAGTGCGCTTACCGGGGTCGGACCTAAAAACCGTCAGCTGCCCGTGGTCTTTGTGGAGCCTTTTGAAAAAATTCCCGATGAAAAACAATTTCTTTTGGAATTGTCGGAACTTGCCAAAAAGAGTCCTTTGACCGCAGGTATTGAATATATTTTTATTGAGTACAAATTCCCTGTTGATATCAGGCACAACTCCAAGATCTTCAGAGAAAAACTTGCCCTCAAAGCCCGGGATTTGATTACAGGATAA
- a CDS encoding alpha/beta fold hydrolase encodes MVTRTINGRLTSTAGFEDLYPFEPHYASINRNKMHYVDQGSGRPVLMVHGNPTWSFYFRHLITGLSGSFRTIAPDHIGCGFSDKPSAKNYDYTLDQRVADLDALVKSLDINEKISLIVHDWGGMIGLAWALDNIDRVDKIVITNTSGFFLPPSKQFPAALWAIKYLVPFAVPAVLGANIFARGALYLGAENKLSKPVKKGLVAPYNSWANRIATLKFVQDIPITEKDRSYARVQKVDQGLSALDPNHLMFLWGTRDFVFDVHFLNEFKNRFPRSRTHVFEDAGHYLFEDKPGPTLELIQHFLS; translated from the coding sequence ATGGTAACAAGAACGATAAACGGCCGGCTTACTTCCACTGCCGGGTTTGAGGATTTGTATCCCTTTGAACCCCATTATGCATCGATCAACAGAAATAAAATGCATTATGTGGATCAGGGCAGCGGCCGACCGGTGCTCATGGTCCACGGCAATCCCACCTGGTCTTTTTATTTCCGCCATCTGATCACAGGTTTGTCTGGCAGTTTCAGAACCATTGCGCCGGACCATATCGGATGCGGTTTTTCAGACAAGCCGTCGGCTAAAAATTATGACTACACCTTGGATCAACGGGTGGCGGACCTGGACGCACTTGTCAAAAGTCTGGATATCAATGAAAAAATTTCGTTGATCGTCCATGACTGGGGCGGGATGATTGGGCTTGCCTGGGCCTTGGACAACATCGACCGGGTTGATAAGATCGTCATCACCAACACTTCGGGATTTTTTCTGCCGCCGTCCAAACAGTTTCCGGCAGCCCTTTGGGCCATTAAATATCTTGTGCCCTTTGCCGTACCGGCTGTGTTGGGTGCCAACATTTTTGCCCGGGGTGCGCTCTATCTTGGTGCGGAAAACAAGCTTTCCAAACCTGTTAAAAAAGGTCTTGTGGCCCCATACAACAGTTGGGCAAATCGCATTGCCACCTTAAAATTTGTTCAGGACATACCGATAACAGAAAAAGACAGAAGTTATGCCAGGGTTCAAAAGGTGGATCAGGGGCTCAGCGCCCTTGACCCGAATCATCTCATGTTTTTATGGGGAACCCGGGATTTTGTTTTTGATGTTCATTTTCTTAACGAATTTAAAAACAGATTTCCCCGATCCCGCACCCATGTGTTCGAGGATGCAGGTCACTATCTGTTCGAAGATAAACCCGGTCCAACCCTTGAGCTGATTCAACACTTTTTGTCCTGA
- a CDS encoding 3-oxoacyl-ACP synthase III — MKYDKVFIESFGYELAPNIVTSREIDEKLSPFFDTVGFVPGQLEALTGIRERRYWDEDHTLAEHAAVAGKRALDEAGIKPEELGALCFCGVCQDGFEPATSCAVADKIGVGPRAHVYDVKSACLGMITGMVHVANEIQLGHIKAGLVVSCETAKQIVDATIDEINTHKSIDFYRRAVATMTGGSGAAAILLTDGTLGNPSTTRHKIKGGVVNNTIRHWDLCYWGFEDKGMPIGSKVIMRTDAQKVLDHGTELAMDTYELFRKELNIPADKPDKFVAHQVGEGHHHKFYTAMNIDRKKDFITFPFLGNVGSVSLPISAAIADERGFFVPGDFVAFLGVGSGLNCYFLGVEW, encoded by the coding sequence ATGAAGTACGACAAGGTGTTTATTGAATCCTTTGGATATGAGCTGGCACCTAACATCGTGACCAGCCGGGAAATAGATGAAAAACTCTCCCCGTTTTTTGATACGGTTGGGTTTGTGCCCGGCCAGCTGGAGGCATTGACCGGTATCCGGGAGCGCCGCTATTGGGATGAGGACCATACCCTGGCCGAACATGCGGCCGTGGCAGGCAAGCGGGCTTTAGATGAAGCCGGGATCAAGCCCGAAGAACTGGGGGCGCTTTGTTTTTGCGGGGTGTGCCAGGACGGATTTGAACCGGCCACTTCCTGTGCGGTGGCAGATAAAATCGGGGTGGGACCCAGGGCCCATGTGTATGATGTCAAGTCCGCCTGTCTTGGCATGATCACGGGCATGGTGCATGTGGCCAATGAGATCCAGCTTGGGCATATCAAGGCGGGACTTGTGGTCTCCTGTGAAACGGCTAAGCAGATTGTTGATGCCACCATTGACGAGATCAATACGCACAAGAGCATTGATTTTTACAGGCGGGCAGTGGCCACCATGACCGGCGGCTCGGGCGCTGCGGCAATTTTGCTCACCGACGGCACCCTGGGTAATCCGTCGACTACGCGTCATAAAATCAAAGGCGGGGTGGTGAACAATACCATCCGTCACTGGGATCTTTGTTATTGGGGCTTTGAAGATAAGGGTATGCCCATCGGGTCTAAAGTGATCATGCGTACCGATGCCCAGAAAGTGCTTGACCACGGCACCGAATTGGCCATGGATACCTATGAGTTGTTCCGTAAGGAGTTGAATATTCCTGCTGATAAGCCGGATAAATTTGTTGCCCACCAGGTGGGGGAGGGGCATCACCATAAATTTTATACGGCCATGAACATTGACCGTAAAAAGGATTTCATCACATTTCCTTTCCTGGGCAATGTGGGGTCCGTGTCCCTGCCGATCTCTGCTGCCATTGCCGATGAACGCGGATTTTTTGTTCCCGGTGACTTTGTGGCCTTTTTAGGGGTGGGTTCCGGACTTAATTGTTATTTTCTGGGGGTTGAATGGTAA
- a CDS encoding N-acetylneuraminate synthase family protein, translated as MIIGKQKIGPDHPTYIIAEAGINHNGSLKLAKELVDAAVEAGAHAVKFQKRDLISLYPEDMLNHPEKYEQSFQYIIPLLKKFELSKDDYLELRKYAEDKPIDFICTPFDITSAKLVYNAGITAFKVASADLTNYPLLEYIASKDLPIIISTGMAYRHEIQKTVRFLNERTADYAILHCRSAYPVWPRDVNLKMINWLKQFGKPVGYSGHDIGIVIPLVAASMGACIIEKHLTLDPTMEGTDHKISLDPYSFKRLVRDIEIADQAMGSRKRFLLRGEVLNREVFAKSLAAEQDIPKGCVINESHIKVMGPGKGLHTSRKDDLIGKAVHRDIRKDTFFFEEDLETKGNGDLPHPSEFSFQSKWGLIARFNDFYDIIAFDPEVIEIHLAEKDFATAFIPERSHRQELIIHAPEFIDGEIINLCHSDPAVRSKSVDLVQRTISLAREMRPFFQGTPKIVVHPDAISLKEKLPKAPLRKALMQSLFEIETTGVELLLENLPPYPWLFGGEWKGNFFMDPDEIVSVCNEAGLNIVFDLSHAALYCNAKGLDLKNYIETVYPLIRHLHLADAYGVDGEGVQFGEGDIDLSRIMPLFSNYTESWVPEIWRGHLNNGRAFFKAISLISKYMR; from the coding sequence ATGATAATCGGAAAACAAAAAATAGGACCGGACCATCCGACATACATTATCGCAGAAGCCGGAATTAATCATAATGGAAGCCTTAAATTAGCAAAAGAGTTGGTGGACGCAGCAGTTGAAGCCGGTGCACACGCCGTAAAATTCCAAAAAAGAGACCTTATAAGCCTTTATCCGGAAGACATGCTGAATCACCCCGAAAAGTACGAACAAAGTTTTCAGTATATTATTCCTCTTTTAAAAAAGTTTGAATTATCCAAAGACGATTATTTAGAGCTTAGAAAATATGCCGAAGATAAGCCCATTGATTTTATTTGCACGCCATTTGATATAACCAGTGCAAAATTGGTCTACAATGCGGGTATCACAGCATTTAAAGTCGCCTCAGCAGATTTGACCAATTATCCGCTTTTGGAATATATCGCATCCAAAGATCTTCCCATTATTATCTCCACTGGAATGGCTTACAGGCATGAGATTCAAAAAACCGTCCGTTTTCTAAATGAACGGACTGCGGATTATGCCATTCTCCATTGCCGCAGTGCCTACCCGGTTTGGCCTAGAGATGTGAACCTTAAAATGATTAACTGGTTGAAACAATTCGGTAAACCTGTGGGGTATTCAGGGCATGACATCGGTATTGTCATTCCGCTTGTCGCTGCATCCATGGGCGCCTGCATCATTGAAAAACATCTGACCCTTGATCCAACCATGGAAGGAACCGACCATAAAATCAGTCTTGATCCTTACTCTTTCAAACGACTGGTCAGGGACATCGAAATTGCCGACCAGGCCATGGGCAGCCGAAAACGGTTTCTTCTTCGCGGCGAAGTTTTGAACCGTGAAGTGTTTGCAAAGAGCCTTGCGGCAGAACAAGACATTCCCAAAGGCTGCGTTATCAATGAATCACACATTAAAGTCATGGGACCCGGCAAAGGGCTTCACACGTCCAGAAAGGATGACTTGATTGGAAAGGCAGTTCATCGGGACATCCGGAAAGATACATTTTTCTTTGAGGAAGACTTGGAGACAAAGGGGAATGGAGACCTTCCCCATCCTTCGGAATTTTCTTTCCAGAGTAAATGGGGGTTGATTGCAAGGTTTAATGATTTTTATGACATTATCGCTTTTGACCCTGAAGTTATTGAAATCCACTTAGCAGAAAAGGATTTTGCCACAGCGTTTATCCCTGAACGTTCCCATCGGCAGGAGTTAATCATTCATGCTCCGGAATTTATCGATGGTGAAATTATTAATTTATGCCATTCCGATCCAGCCGTACGATCCAAATCCGTGGACCTTGTCCAAAGAACCATCTCATTGGCCAGAGAGATGAGGCCTTTTTTTCAGGGAACGCCTAAAATAGTGGTGCATCCAGATGCTATCAGTCTAAAAGAGAAGCTGCCTAAAGCCCCGCTCAGAAAAGCGTTGATGCAATCTTTATTTGAAATAGAGACCACCGGCGTTGAACTGCTTTTGGAAAATCTGCCGCCATATCCCTGGCTGTTTGGCGGGGAATGGAAGGGAAATTTTTTCATGGATCCCGACGAAATCGTTTCAGTCTGCAATGAAGCAGGCCTTAATATCGTTTTTGATCTTTCCCATGCCGCCCTTTACTGCAATGCCAAGGGATTAGATCTGAAAAATTACATTGAAACGGTCTATCCGTTAATTCGTCACCTCCACCTGGCAGATGCCTATGGAGTAGACGGCGAAGGCGTCCAGTTCGGCGAAGGTGATATTGATCTGTCCCGCATCATGCCACTTTTTTCAAATTACACGGAATCATGGGTGCCGGAAATCTGGCGCGGACACCTGAACAACGGACGGGCATTTTTTAAAGCGATATCCTTAATCTCTAAATATATGAGGTAA